A window of the Cuculus canorus isolate bCucCan1 chromosome 3, bCucCan1.pri, whole genome shotgun sequence genome harbors these coding sequences:
- the LOC128851596 gene encoding targeting protein for Xklp2-like isoform X2: MRRKVLESLVPATNRELRAFEKRWAGRGAVRKRRRERVRQDKSSGNRKKFLCRDEKMVHEANPVRKHRSAGVEPSDQPLTVPKSADVSSRLRC; the protein is encoded by the exons atgagaaggaagg TTCTTGAAAGCCTTGTGCCGGCAACGAACAGGGAGCTGCGAGCGTTTGAGAAACGGTGGGCAGGTAGAGGAGCCGTAAGGAAGAGGCGCCGAGAGCGGGTCAGGCAAGACAAGAGCAGTGGGAACAGGAAGAAGTTTCTCTGCCGAGACGAGAAAATG gttcACGAGGCAAACCCGGTGCGCAAACACCGCAGCGCAGGAGTGGAGCCCAGCGATCAGCCGCTGACTGTGCCGAAGTCTGCCGACGTCTCAAGTAGACTCCGGTGCTGA
- the LOC128851702 gene encoding uncharacterized protein LOC128851702 → MAPLLPARPLPAVDGAAPGSLSGSRGTPAAGLCVAGAGTGSGSGPFGAFANRVQSGLSLKRALVNRAPACRCYERGSTARGFVWEELRPPCENLKPRLLLCRILTVPVSKASLCGALRTERRQSRGTWKFAPSLPVPVTERSEYEKRQCWKNCRRRGYELKAASGSGAEAKRVPRFKALPLPSFDRLRAPEKVETHARPEPFRLRVDERRALATVRSCKQQMGGEGFDGARKGRRVEKLIPSRWRCRELSVRRKETKLFSARVLETRLMGTESQSDGGESGGKRKKLLLRGDERRMVSGFEALPSSDRVKLPEEVRSPTQPELFLLRVDERDAAALQS, encoded by the exons ATGGCGCCGCTCCTGCCCGCGCGGCCGCTCCCCGCGGTTGACGGCGCCGCTCCGGGCTCGCTCTCCGGGAGCCGCGGTACTCCCGCGGCCGGGCTGTGCGTTGCTGGCGCCGGGACCGGCTCGGGCTCGGGGCCGTTCGGGGCCTTCG CAAACCGTGTCCAGTCGGGTCTTTCTCTGAAGCGTGCGCTTGTGAACAGAGCACCGGCGTGCCGCTGTTACGAACGCGGCTCGACCGCTCGTGGCTTTGTTTGGGAGGAGTTGCGGCCTCCCTGCGAAAACCTAAAGCCCCGGCTGCTGCTGTGCCGGATCCTAACGGTCCCCGTGAGCAAAGCTAGCCTCTGCGGTGCCCTTCGAACCGAGCGACGCCAGAGCAGAGGCACGTGGAAGTTTGCCCCTTCTCTTCCGGTGCCCGTGACGGAGCGCAGCGAATACGAAAAGAGGCAGTGCTGGAAGAATTGCCGAAGGAGAGGGTACGAGCTCAAAGCTGCCTCGGGTTCCGGTGCTGAAGCGAAGCGG gtGCCCCGGTTCAAGGCTCTACCTCTGCCTTCCTTTGACCGTCTGAGGGCGCCAGAGAAGGTCGAAACCCACGCTCGGCCCGAGCCGTTCCGTCTGCGCGTGGATGAACGGAGAGCGCTTGCCACCGTACGGAGCTGCAAACAGCagatgggaggagaagg CTTCGACGGGGCTCGGAAAGGCAGGAGGGTTGAAAAGCTCATCCCGTCACGGTGGCGTTGCCGGGAGCTTTCTGTCCGTCGAAAGGAAACGAAGCTGTTTTCAGCCAGGGTTCTGGAGACTCGGCTGATGGGCACCGAGAGCCAGTCAGATGGTGGCGAGAGCggtgggaaaaggaagaagctgcTCCTCCGAGGAGACGAGCGACGGATG gtGTCCGGGTTCGAAGCTCTGCCTTCGTCTGACCGTGTGAAGCTGCCGGAGGAGGTCAGAAGCCCAACTCAGCCCGAGCTGTTCCTTCTGCGGGTGGATGAACgggatgctgctgccctccagAGCTGA
- the LOC128851703 gene encoding uncharacterized protein LOC128851703 has protein sequence MPCLFLVARSGAQGSEQSRRPTPAFVTPMNSPVHEANPVRKYRSAGVEPSDQPLTVPKSPDVSTGSDPSAAAGGRGGGRGSQRSHWLRRSSLSGQRPISGGSGPRGRAEEPALPLAEALVTERAATNQRRQRGEGGAGRGAALSLAAPRVTPPVATNQPQRRVRGGGRRRAGSHWPSRMSVSGQRLISDGSGPRGRAKEPALPLAEARVTQRAATNQAHRRLRGGGRRREGSHWLTETIASECGRLRVLLAVLGREGGGLPSCEHRRAAVTNAARPLVGFVWEELQPPCENLKLRLLLCRILTVPVSKASLCGALRTEQRQSRGTWKFAPSLPVPVTERSEYEKRQCWKNCRRRGYELKAASGSGAEAKRVPRFKALPLPSFDRLRAPEKVETHARPEPFRLRVDERRALATVRSCKPQMGGEGFDGARKGRRVEKLIPSRWRCRELSVLRKETKLFSARVLETRLMGTESRSDGGESGGKRKKLLLRGDERRMVSGFEALPSSDRVKLPEEVRSPTQPELFLLRMDERDAAALQS, from the exons ATGCCTTGCCTGTTCCTGGTGGCTCGCTCCGGCGCCCAAGGCAGCGAGCAGTCTCGCAGACCGACGCCCGCCTTCGTCACACCGATGAACTCCCCT gttcACGAGGCAAACCCGGTGCGCAAATACCGCAGCGCAGGAGTGGAGCCCAGCGATCAGCCGCTGACTGTGCCGAAGTCTCCCGACGTCTCAA CGGGCAGCGACCCATCAGCGGCGGCAGGGGGGCGTGGGGGCGGGCGGGGAagccagcgctcccattggctgaggcgcTCCTCACTGAGCGGGCAGCGACCAATCAGCGGCGGCAGCGggccgagggggcgggcggaggagccagcgctcccattggctgaggcgcTCGTCACTGAGCGGGCAGCGACCAATCAGCGGCGGCAGAGGGGCGAGGGGGGGGCGGGCCGAGGAGCAGCGCTCTCATTGGCTGCACCGCGTGTCACTCCGCCGGTAGCGACCAATCAGCCGCAGAGGAGGGTTCGAGGGGGCGGACGGAGGAGAGCGGGCTCCCATTGGCCGAGCCGCATGTCAGTCAGCGGGCAGCGACTAATCAGCGATGGCAGCGGGCCGAGAGGGCGGGCAAAGGagccagcgctcccattggctgaggcgcGCGTCACTCAGCGGGCAGCGACCAATCAGGCGCACCGGAGGCTTCGAGGGGGCGGGCGGAGGAGAGAGGGCTCCCATTGGCTGACCGAAAC TATCGCAAGCGAATGCGGAAGGCTGCGTGTGCTCCTGGCTGTCCTAGGACGTGAAGGTGGTGGATTGCCCAGCTGCG AGCACCGGCGTGCCGCTGTTACGAACGCGGCTCGACCGCTCGTTGGCTTTGTTTGGGAGGAGTTGCAGCCTCCCTGCGAAAACCTAAAGCTCCGGCTGCTGCTGTGCCGGATCCTAACGGTCCCCGTGAGCAAAGCTAGCCTCTGCGGTGCCCTTCGAACCGAGCAACGCCAGAGCAGAGGCACGTGGAAGTTTGCCCCTTCTCTTCCGGTGCCCGTGACGGAGCGCAGCGAATACGAAAAGAGGCAGTGCTGGAAGAATTGCCGAAGGAGAGGGTACGAGCTCAAAGCTGCCTCGGGTTCCGGTGCTGAAGCGAAGCGG gtGCCCCGGTTCAAGGCTCTACCTCTGCCTTCCTTTGACCGTCTGAGGGCGCCAGAGAAGGTCGAAACCCACGCTCGGCCCGAGCCGTTCCGTCTGCGCGTGGATGAACGGAGAGCGCTTGCCACCGTACGGAGCTGCAAACCGCagatgggaggagaagg CTTCGACGGGGCTCGGAAAGGCAGGAGGGTTGAAAAGCTCATCCCGTCACGGTGGCGTTGCCGGGAGCTTTCTGTCCTTCGAAAGGAAACGAAGCTGTTTTCAGCCAGGGTTCTGGAGACTCGGCTGATGGGCACCGAGAGCCGGTCAGATGGTGGCGAGAGCggtgggaaaaggaagaagctgcTCCTCCGAGGAGACGAGCGACGGATG gtGTCCGGGTTCGAAGCTCTGCCTTCGTCTGACCGTGTGAAGCTGCCGGAGGAGGTCAGAAGCCCAACTCAGCCCGAGCTGTTCCTTCTGCGGATGGATGAACgggatgctgctgccctccagAGCTGA
- the LOC128851596 gene encoding targeting protein for Xklp2-like isoform X1, translated as MRRKESPFGAAVLESLVPATNRELRAFEKRWAGRGAVRKRRRERVRQDKSSGNRKKFLCRDEKMVHEANPVRKHRSAGVEPSDQPLTVPKSADVSSRLRC; from the exons atgagaaggaagg AGAGTCCTTTCGGTGCTGCAGTTCTTGAAAGCCTTGTGCCGGCAACGAACAGGGAGCTGCGAGCGTTTGAGAAACGGTGGGCAGGTAGAGGAGCCGTAAGGAAGAGGCGCCGAGAGCGGGTCAGGCAAGACAAGAGCAGTGGGAACAGGAAGAAGTTTCTCTGCCGAGACGAGAAAATG gttcACGAGGCAAACCCGGTGCGCAAACACCGCAGCGCAGGAGTGGAGCCCAGCGATCAGCCGCTGACTGTGCCGAAGTCTGCCGACGTCTCAAGTAGACTCCGGTGCTGA
- the LOC128851701 gene encoding uncharacterized protein LOC128851701 — protein MAPLLPARPLPAVDGAAPGSLSGSRGTPAAGLCVAGAGTGSGSGPFGAFGAVSVLCSGLSLKRALVNRAPACRCYERGSTARGFVWEELRPPCENLKLRLLLCRILTVPVSKASLCGALRTERRQSRGTWKFAPSLPVPVTERSEYEKRQCWKNCRRRGYELKAASGSGAEAKRVPRFKALPLPSFDRLRAPEKVETHARPEPFRLRVDERRALATVRSCKQQMGGEGFDGARKGRRVEKLIPSRWRCRELSVLRKETKLFSARVLETRLMGTESQSDGGESGGKRKKLLLRGDERRMVSGFEALPSSDRVKLPEEVRSPTQPELFLLRVDERDAAALQS, from the exons ATGGCGCCGCTCCTGCCCGCGCGGCCGCTCCCCGCGGTTGACGGCGCCGCTCCGGGCTCGCTCTCCGGGAGCCGCGGTACTCCCGCGGCCGGGCTGTGCGTTGCTGGCGCCGGGACCGGCTCGGGCTCGGGGCCGTTCGGGGCCTTCGGTGCTGTGTCCGTGCTCTGC TCGGGTCTTTCTCTGAAGCGTGCGCTTGTGAACAGAGCACCGGCGTGCCGCTGTTACGAACGCGGCTCGACCGCTCGTGGCTTTGTTTGGGAGGAGTTGCGGCCTCCCTGCGAAAACCTAAAGCTCCGGCTGCTGCTGTGCCGGATCCTAACGGTCCCCGTGAGCAAAGCTAGCCTCTGCGGTGCCCTTCGAACCGAGCGACGCCAGAGCAGAGGCACGTGGAAGTTTGCCCCTTCTCTTCCGGTGCCCGTGACGGAGCGCAGCGAATACGAAAAGAGGCAGTGCTGGAAGAATTGCCGAAGGAGAGGGTACGAGCTCAAAGCTGCCTCGGGTTCCGGTGCTGAAGCGAAGCGG gtGCCCCGGTTCAAGGCTCTACCTCTGCCTTCCTTTGACCGTCTGAGGGCGCCAGAGAAGGTCGAAACCCACGCTCGGCCCGAGCCGTTCCGTCTGCGCGTGGATGAACGGAGAGCGCTTGCCACCGTACGGAGCTGCAAACAGCagatgggaggagaagg CTTCGACGGGGCTCGGAAAGGCAGGAGGGTTGAAAAGCTCATCCCGTCACGGTGGCGTTGCCGGGAGCTTTCTGTCCTTCGAAAGGAAACGAAGCTGTTTTCAGCCAGGGTTCTGGAGACTCGGCTGATGGGCACCGAGAGCCAGTCAGATGGTGGCGAGAGCggtgggaaaaggaagaagctgcTCCTCCGAGGAGACGAGCGACGGATG gtGTCCGGGTTCGAAGCTCTGCCTTCGTCTGACCGTGTGAAGCTGCCGGAGGAGGTCAGAAGCCCAACTCAGCCCGAGCTGTTCCTTCTGCGGGTGGATGAACgggatgctgctgccctccagAGCTGA